A single Sutterella megalosphaeroides DNA region contains:
- a CDS encoding ATP-binding protein produces the protein MYQSIPTFFGRVFNAVFNLRIFIIVVLLAADGLLYGLLRSSYVDDFQNIGVYELRGYRGEQMNRIAVIHSIAAAGYIQLEKLMGTSPTDEEILDWIRRFLVQAETMLGSKNGLNVSAAVGGRAIAIPELTPWLTSDYNLESREWYIQAKRTEEPIVSNVYQEFKTGRPVITVTRYNRAKDLMFVFDLYPAEVELPSVATEEGARGSFFLTDAEGKTFLKNSSYSTSFQIYADYVPKWLELLRSREKLEDLIIAPGPNSPFVSVYGSPLPVGGWVLHAVPTTELDRELKTLNAVFFGGTLALILAVLWGLVRIAETDRRLKRVSNTVTAMISSSELVATVNVRTGHYELLSGNARVRRMLPEFGNYALLLAHLHRYVLSNLEEFDKHMTLAGLRRLYEEGTHTFGGTFEYEDQRGGRSWMNLALLLDKTLLPDEVLVRMTDATDQHRREAAQTELLKTALEASRRSERSKQLFFHSMSHEMRTHLNAICNMTAIAERALERGTDAANLGKTKNALEHIRHGANLLLKLVNDLLELAAAREGNQTAELRPFLLAPFVEKIAHVFDVAAKKEEKRFLTDFSGLDVAVESDPVRIELVLNNLLSNAVKYTPPGRTIRFTAEHLPREGADVFRFIVRDEGIGMSDEFLKTIFEPYARERRYANREVQGTGLGMPIVKALLQILEGNVRIESVVNKGTTVIVTLPLRILTQEEKRALEAAVGGSSGSVVPAPHLPPAAVAFDAADTAAGTRAIESVMPEAASGNEPEKGATKEPADKNPTDASDVKADEKVTEKATEKTDGSSGEKPKPLCLIVEDNFINQEVLAELLDELGCRSETAENGRAAVERFDASTPGEIDLVLMDINMPEMNGLEAAAAIRARAGTRPDAVSLPIVAVTANVDFEDINAIYEAGMNGHLAKPLDFGKLRDAVVKFTGRREN, from the coding sequence ATGTACCAGTCCATACCTACGTTTTTCGGCCGCGTTTTCAACGCCGTCTTCAATCTGCGCATTTTCATCATCGTCGTCCTCCTCGCTGCGGACGGACTCCTTTACGGGCTCTTGCGCTCCTCGTACGTGGACGATTTTCAGAACATCGGCGTTTACGAACTGCGCGGATACCGCGGCGAACAGATGAACCGCATCGCCGTCATTCACTCGATTGCGGCTGCGGGCTACATTCAGCTCGAAAAATTGATGGGCACCTCGCCCACGGACGAGGAGATCCTCGATTGGATCCGACGCTTTCTCGTGCAAGCGGAAACAATGCTCGGGAGCAAAAACGGGCTCAACGTCAGTGCGGCGGTGGGCGGGCGCGCCATTGCGATTCCGGAACTGACGCCCTGGCTCACGTCCGACTACAACCTCGAATCGCGCGAGTGGTACATCCAAGCGAAACGGACCGAAGAGCCGATTGTCTCGAACGTCTATCAGGAATTCAAAACGGGCCGCCCCGTCATCACGGTGACGCGCTACAACCGCGCGAAGGACCTCATGTTCGTCTTCGACCTCTACCCGGCCGAAGTCGAGCTCCCGTCCGTCGCGACCGAAGAAGGCGCCCGCGGAAGTTTCTTCCTCACCGACGCGGAAGGGAAAACGTTCCTCAAAAACAGCTCCTACTCCACGTCGTTTCAGATCTATGCGGACTACGTCCCGAAGTGGCTGGAGCTCCTTCGCTCGCGCGAAAAGCTTGAAGATCTGATCATTGCGCCGGGCCCCAATTCGCCCTTCGTCTCGGTGTACGGGTCGCCCCTGCCCGTCGGGGGTTGGGTGCTCCATGCCGTTCCCACCACGGAGCTCGACCGGGAACTCAAAACCCTCAACGCCGTCTTTTTCGGCGGGACCCTCGCGCTCATCCTCGCGGTTCTCTGGGGGCTCGTGCGCATTGCCGAAACCGACCGGCGTCTGAAGCGCGTCTCCAATACCGTGACCGCCATGATCAGCTCGTCGGAACTCGTCGCGACCGTGAACGTCCGAACGGGCCATTACGAACTCCTTTCGGGGAACGCCCGCGTACGGCGCATGCTCCCCGAATTCGGGAATTACGCCCTGCTCCTTGCGCACCTCCATCGTTACGTGCTCTCGAACCTTGAGGAATTCGACAAACACATGACGCTCGCGGGTCTGCGGCGTCTCTACGAAGAAGGTACGCACACCTTCGGGGGGACCTTCGAATACGAAGACCAACGGGGCGGTCGTTCGTGGATGAACCTGGCGCTCCTGCTTGACAAAACGCTTCTTCCCGACGAAGTGCTCGTTCGCATGACGGACGCGACCGATCAGCACCGCAGAGAAGCCGCGCAGACGGAACTTCTCAAGACGGCCTTGGAAGCCTCGCGGCGCAGCGAACGCTCGAAGCAGCTCTTTTTCCATTCGATGTCGCACGAGATGCGCACGCACTTGAACGCGATTTGCAACATGACCGCGATCGCCGAGCGGGCGCTTGAGCGCGGCACGGACGCGGCGAACCTCGGGAAGACGAAAAACGCGCTCGAGCACATCCGCCACGGCGCGAACCTCCTTCTGAAGCTCGTCAACGACCTTCTGGAGCTTGCCGCCGCGCGCGAAGGGAACCAGACGGCAGAGCTCCGTCCCTTCCTTCTTGCGCCATTTGTGGAGAAGATCGCGCACGTCTTCGATGTCGCCGCGAAGAAAGAAGAGAAGCGCTTCCTCACGGACTTTTCGGGTCTTGACGTTGCGGTCGAGAGCGACCCCGTGCGGATCGAACTCGTTCTCAACAATCTCCTTTCAAACGCCGTCAAGTACACGCCTCCGGGGCGCACCATCCGCTTTACGGCGGAGCACCTCCCGCGCGAAGGGGCGGACGTCTTCCGCTTCATCGTGCGCGACGAAGGGATCGGGATGAGCGACGAGTTCCTCAAGACGATTTTCGAACCCTACGCCCGCGAACGCCGCTACGCGAACCGCGAGGTGCAGGGGACGGGCCTCGGGATGCCGATCGTGAAGGCCCTCCTGCAGATTCTCGAAGGGAACGTGAGGATCGAGAGCGTCGTCAACAAAGGAACGACCGTCATCGTGACGCTGCCGCTTCGGATCCTCACGCAGGAAGAAAAGCGGGCGCTCGAGGCCGCGGTGGGCGGTTCGAGCGGTTCGGTCGTACCCGCGCCGCACCTCCCGCCCGCTGCCGTCGCCTTCGATGCGGCGGACACTGCGGCGGGGACGCGCGCGATTGAAAGCGTGATGCCCGAAGCCGCGTCCGGGAACGAACCCGAAAAGGGAGCGACGAAAGAACCGGCCGACAAGAACCCGACCGACGCGTCCGACGTGAAGGCGGATGAAAAGGTGACCGAAAAGGCGACCGAAAAGACGGACGGATCTTCGGGCGAAAAGCCGAAGCCCCTCTGCCTCATCGTCGAAGACAACTTCATCAATCAGGAAGTGCTCGCGGAACTTCTCGACGAGCTCGGCTGCCGAAGCGAAACGGCCGAGAACGGCCGCGCGGCGGTGGAACGGTTCGACGCCTCGACCCCGGGCGAGATCGATCTCGTCCTCATGGACATCAACATGCCCGAGATGAACGGACTCGAAGCGGCGGCCGCGATCCGCGCGCGTGCCGGTACGCGTCCCGATGCGGTTTCGCTTCCGATCGTCGCCGTCACCGCGAACGTCGACTTCGAAGACATCAACGCGATCTACGAAGCGGGGATGAACGGGCACCTCGCGAAGCCCCTCGACTTCGGGAAGCTCCGCGACGCGGTGGTGAAATTCACGGGGAGGCGAGAAAACTGA
- a CDS encoding type II secretion system F family protein: protein MARDYTYVALNAEGQKTTGVMTAENEQAVRSALFARGLAALTVTANRPESASALSGLAELFGFDGESGSAKPAKPGVPPSPAPAPASGSTSTGDAKAASGTLVEKLEGLLGVTPVNTKSLILFTKQFRTLFMAGIPLGDVFRILRDQTPEKHLCAAVEDIRARIVEGQSLTTAFRAHPKIFPPLYASMIEAGEQSGSMGVVLERLVKLLAHEEKIRQKTASAVRYPKMVAGAMVGAFVVLLNFVVPQFAAVYSQSGRELPWATQVAIGMHHVLSEWGVLVLAVLAVAFVVLRRWAQSSAGRRTIDGLLLKLPIVGPVVQKSVIARFAALFSILLKSGVSILESMDILKSTVDNAFFAAEFEEVKVKIREGESIAKAIGEVRSMSPLAVSLCTIGEQASRLDTMLEELAEHYDDEVNVAVEKMTDSLGPMLILCLGVVILFFALAIFMPMWDMISFV, encoded by the coding sequence ATGGCAAGGGACTACACGTACGTCGCCCTCAATGCCGAAGGGCAGAAAACGACGGGGGTCATGACGGCCGAGAACGAACAGGCCGTTCGCTCGGCGCTCTTTGCGCGCGGGCTCGCGGCGCTTACCGTCACGGCTAACCGCCCGGAGAGCGCTTCGGCCCTGTCGGGGCTCGCGGAACTCTTCGGTTTCGACGGGGAAAGCGGCTCCGCGAAACCCGCCAAGCCCGGGGTGCCCCCGAGCCCTGCTCCTGCTCCGGCTTCGGGTTCGACTTCGACCGGGGACGCGAAGGCCGCCTCGGGAACGCTCGTTGAGAAGCTCGAAGGGCTCCTCGGCGTCACCCCCGTCAACACGAAGTCGCTCATTCTCTTTACGAAGCAGTTTCGCACGCTCTTCATGGCGGGGATCCCGCTCGGAGACGTCTTTCGGATTCTGCGCGACCAGACGCCCGAGAAGCACCTCTGCGCCGCCGTCGAAGACATTCGCGCCCGCATCGTCGAAGGGCAGAGCCTGACGACCGCGTTTCGCGCGCACCCGAAGATTTTTCCGCCCTTGTATGCCTCGATGATCGAAGCGGGGGAGCAAAGCGGCTCGATGGGCGTGGTGTTGGAGCGCCTCGTGAAGCTTCTCGCCCACGAAGAGAAGATCCGTCAGAAGACGGCCTCGGCCGTTCGCTACCCGAAGATGGTGGCGGGCGCCATGGTGGGCGCCTTCGTCGTGCTTCTCAACTTCGTCGTTCCGCAGTTCGCGGCCGTCTATTCGCAGTCGGGGCGCGAGCTCCCGTGGGCGACGCAGGTTGCGATCGGCATGCACCACGTGCTCTCCGAATGGGGCGTGCTCGTCCTCGCGGTTTTGGCGGTCGCCTTCGTCGTGCTCCGGCGTTGGGCGCAGTCCTCGGCCGGCCGCCGCACGATCGACGGGCTTCTTTTGAAGCTGCCGATTGTGGGGCCGGTTGTTCAGAAGTCCGTCATCGCCCGCTTTGCGGCGCTCTTCAGCATTCTTTTGAAGAGCGGCGTCTCGATTCTGGAGAGCATGGATATTTTGAAGTCGACCGTCGACAACGCGTTTTTCGCGGCCGAATTCGAAGAGGTGAAGGTCAAGATCCGCGAGGGCGAATCGATCGCGAAGGCGATCGGCGAGGTGCGCTCGATGAGCCCCCTGGCGGTGAGCCTTTGCACGATCGGCGAACAGGCAAGTCGCCTCGACACGATGCTCGAAGAATTGGCCGAACACTACGACGACGAAGTGAACGTCGCCGTCGAGAAGATGACCGACAGCTTGGGGCCGATGCTCATTCTCTGCCTCGGGGTCGTGATTCTCTTCTTCGCGTTGGCGATCTTCATGCCGATGTGGGACATGATTTCGTTTGTCTGA
- a CDS encoding secretin N-terminal domain-containing protein, whose amino-acid sequence MTTRPIFRTTTLLSLLTVLLAGCATRNPDAEASNPFMHHWQEQAIGREGFSPSVEDLQPEPRVLMQEKAKPLASAVKKGLPASPVTLKAQDSPVPVVLRMLAKSANVSLLISPAVTGFVSLDVVNEPWSDVFKSVLAANGLEYRWTGRILQVLTIEEKKREFDLAALNNEIALQETRAMNTGPLGVSVVNVRYSDATELQKTLAKFLAGNPDAVIEIDQHNNALIVQATDSAQARIISLIEHLDRPRPQVQLRAHIIETTKEKARELGMQWGGNLRSGTISGGDRGWIGTGSGAAEDAATDAATGILGSNLGLDYSSIVNGTGAGKLGFALGRQGGNILEAQLNMMEKEGVLNILSSPSITTLDNKMAYTENGEKVPYVSRDSDGNVDVKFEDAVLRLEMTPNVIDGANLKLKVLIKKDEVDSSRAVEGNPFIVKKQTETTVMVRSGETIVISGLTKERGVNTEAGVPGARDLPGGRYVFGSTNRTQSMEEVLIFITPTILPTRTKQNLTPTPLPPSPSPSALRDVATPVSSTKAQSEWATDTVSHEEAIEAREADASADAKTSTKPAANSATNSAAQPLPVPAGSQVLDLSAGR is encoded by the coding sequence ATGACAACCCGTCCCATTTTCCGTACCACGACCCTTCTTTCGCTCTTGACGGTCCTTCTTGCGGGCTGCGCCACGCGCAACCCCGATGCCGAAGCGAGCAACCCCTTCATGCACCACTGGCAGGAGCAGGCGATCGGTCGCGAAGGGTTTTCGCCTTCCGTCGAAGACCTTCAGCCCGAACCCCGCGTTCTGATGCAGGAAAAAGCGAAGCCCCTTGCAAGCGCCGTCAAGAAGGGCCTCCCTGCGAGTCCCGTCACCCTCAAGGCGCAGGATTCGCCCGTCCCCGTGGTCCTTCGCATGCTCGCAAAGTCCGCGAACGTTTCGCTTCTCATTTCCCCCGCCGTGACGGGGTTCGTGTCGCTTGATGTCGTGAACGAACCCTGGAGCGACGTCTTTAAGAGCGTCTTGGCCGCGAACGGCCTCGAATACCGCTGGACGGGCCGCATTCTGCAGGTTCTCACCATCGAAGAAAAGAAGCGCGAATTCGACTTGGCGGCTCTCAACAACGAAATCGCCCTTCAGGAAACCCGCGCGATGAACACGGGCCCCTTGGGCGTGAGCGTCGTGAACGTGCGCTATTCGGACGCGACGGAACTCCAGAAGACGCTCGCGAAGTTCCTGGCGGGGAACCCCGACGCCGTGATCGAAATCGATCAGCACAACAACGCCCTCATCGTGCAGGCGACGGACTCCGCGCAGGCCCGCATCATTTCCTTGATCGAACACCTCGACCGTCCGCGCCCGCAGGTGCAGTTGCGCGCTCACATCATCGAAACGACGAAGGAAAAGGCCCGCGAACTCGGCATGCAGTGGGGCGGGAACCTTCGCTCGGGGACGATCAGCGGGGGCGACCGCGGCTGGATTGGTACGGGCTCGGGTGCCGCAGAGGACGCCGCGACCGACGCCGCGACGGGGATCCTCGGCTCGAACCTGGGGCTTGACTACAGCTCGATCGTGAACGGGACGGGGGCCGGCAAGCTCGGCTTTGCTCTCGGTCGTCAGGGCGGCAACATCCTCGAAGCGCAGCTCAACATGATGGAAAAGGAAGGGGTTCTCAACATCCTCTCCTCGCCCTCCATCACGACGCTCGACAACAAGATGGCCTACACCGAAAACGGTGAAAAGGTTCCGTACGTGAGCCGCGACTCCGACGGGAACGTCGACGTGAAGTTCGAGGACGCGGTGCTGCGCCTTGAAATGACGCCGAACGTGATCGACGGGGCGAACTTGAAACTCAAGGTCCTCATCAAGAAGGACGAAGTCGACAGCTCGCGCGCGGTCGAGGGGAACCCCTTCATCGTGAAGAAGCAAACCGAAACGACCGTCATGGTCCGAAGCGGCGAAACGATCGTCATTTCGGGCTTGACGAAGGAGCGCGGCGTCAACACCGAAGCGGGCGTTCCCGGAGCGCGCGATCTGCCGGGCGGCCGCTACGTCTTCGGCTCCACGAACCGCACGCAGTCGATGGAAGAAGTGTTGATCTTCATTACGCCGACGATCCTTCCGACGCGCACGAAGCAGAACTTGACGCCGACGCCCCTGCCCCCGTCGCCCTCGCCTTCGGCGCTTCGCGACGTCGCGACCCCGGTTTCGAGCACGAAGGCGCAAAGCGAATGGGCGACCGATACCGTTTCGCACGAAGAAGCGATCGAGGCTCGTGAAGCCGATGCGTCTGCCGATGCGAAGACGAGCACGAAGCCCGCAGCGAACTCTGCTACGAACTCCGCGGCCCAGCCCCTGCCCGTCCCCGCGGGCTCCCAGGTGCTCGACTTGAGCGCCGGGCGCTGA
- a CDS encoding GspE/PulE family protein, giving the protein MPVPRIQKKLRLGEELVRRRKLTPEQLEAALASARNAKMRLGEFLIDRGIVTELDVLDIISSQLSIPRYDASQYATDPALRDLLPMRRAQQSQAAPLCVRDGILYLALLDAPGFNELFALEDLTRHQIEPVLCTKEEFGRIFRIVYGEHTAFDAMMTEFRDDGADDVSVVSEEGSELIAMTDADGDAAPVIRIVNLILAEGVRAGASDVHINPEKNIVNVRYRIQGVLRTASDVPKNLGPALASRLKILANLDISVTRTPQDGRFSVRVDDREINVRLSTLPTIYGENIVMRLLDTSSKRVYTFPALGMNPHDCTILEREAKKPWGMILSTGPTGSGKSTSLYSIIQMIKRDDINIITLEDPVEYRMDGIRQVQLNTKAGMTFASGLRSILRQDPDVVMVGEIRDEETAKIAVQAALTGHLVLSTLHTNDALGAVYRLMDMGVEPHFVTSVLLGAFAQRLVRTICPHCRTPYQPPADLLARFGLKPDEAVYYRGTGCPHCNGTGYAGRVGIFEVLAMSDEIRQEISRGMSPQDVQKAARAEGFHSMREDAADKIRDGRTTVEEALRVTMA; this is encoded by the coding sequence ATGCCCGTACCCCGCATTCAGAAAAAACTCCGACTCGGCGAAGAACTCGTTCGTCGCCGCAAGCTTACGCCCGAGCAGCTCGAAGCGGCGCTCGCCTCCGCGCGCAACGCGAAGATGCGTCTCGGCGAATTCCTGATCGATCGCGGTATCGTCACCGAACTCGACGTGCTCGACATCATTTCGTCGCAGCTCTCGATTCCGCGTTACGACGCGTCGCAGTACGCAACCGACCCGGCGCTCCGGGATTTGCTCCCCATGCGCCGCGCGCAGCAGAGTCAAGCCGCACCCTTGTGCGTTCGCGACGGGATTTTGTACCTCGCGCTTCTTGACGCCCCCGGTTTCAACGAGCTCTTTGCGCTTGAAGACCTCACGCGCCATCAGATCGAACCCGTACTCTGCACGAAGGAAGAGTTCGGGCGGATCTTCCGCATCGTCTACGGCGAACACACGGCCTTTGACGCGATGATGACGGAGTTCCGCGACGACGGCGCCGACGACGTGAGCGTCGTCTCGGAAGAAGGGTCGGAGCTCATCGCCATGACGGACGCGGACGGCGACGCCGCGCCGGTGATCCGCATCGTGAACCTGATTCTTGCGGAAGGGGTGCGTGCCGGGGCGAGTGACGTGCATATCAACCCCGAAAAGAACATCGTGAACGTCCGCTACCGCATCCAGGGCGTGTTGCGTACGGCGAGCGACGTGCCGAAGAACCTGGGGCCCGCGCTCGCGTCGCGTCTCAAGATTCTCGCGAACCTCGACATTTCCGTGACGCGCACTCCGCAGGACGGGCGCTTCTCGGTGCGCGTCGACGACCGCGAAATCAACGTGCGTTTGTCGACGCTTCCGACGATTTACGGCGAAAACATCGTGATGCGACTCCTCGACACGAGTTCGAAGCGCGTCTACACGTTCCCCGCCCTCGGGATGAATCCGCACGACTGCACGATTCTCGAGCGCGAAGCGAAAAAGCCCTGGGGGATGATCCTCTCGACGGGCCCGACGGGCTCCGGTAAGAGTACAAGTCTCTACTCGATCATCCAGATGATCAAGCGCGACGACATCAACATCATCACGCTCGAGGACCCGGTCGAATACCGAATGGACGGGATCCGCCAGGTGCAGCTGAATACCAAAGCGGGGATGACGTTCGCATCCGGCCTTCGCTCGATCCTGCGTCAGGACCCGGACGTCGTGATGGTGGGGGAAATCCGCGACGAAGAAACCGCGAAGATCGCCGTGCAGGCGGCGTTGACGGGGCACTTGGTGTTGTCGACGCTGCACACGAACGACGCTCTCGGTGCGGTCTACCGTCTCATGGACATGGGGGTCGAGCCCCACTTCGTGACGTCGGTGCTTTTGGGCGCCTTCGCGCAGCGACTCGTGCGCACGATTTGCCCGCACTGCCGCACGCCCTATCAGCCGCCCGCCGATTTGCTTGCCCGATTCGGGCTCAAACCCGACGAGGCGGTCTACTACCGCGGCACCGGGTGCCCGCACTGCAACGGGACGGGCTACGCCGGTCGCGTCGGGATTTTCGAAGTGCTCGCGATGTCGGACGAAATCCGTCAGGAGATTTCGCGCGGCATGAGCCCGCAGGACGTCCAGAAGGCCGCGCGCGCCGAAGGCTTTCACTCGATGCGCGAAGACGCCGCCGACAAGATCCGCGACGGTCGCACGACGGTCGAAGAGGCGCTGCGCGTGACGATGGCTTAA
- a CDS encoding prepilin peptidase, giving the protein MDPNLFLTLCAALLGLAFGSFFNVCIDRGAEGRSIVRPRSACDGCGTTLGPLELEPVLSWLCLRGRCAHCGMKVSVRYPASEIIVAVLFALVVFTFGATPESLVYLVFTSIYVVASGIDLKVGLLPDRLTLPAAVLALPAALWLGHDPVDAIAGGLIGWGLFRFISFASERASGREGLGLGDSKLMLSIGFLTGGMFLPMVVLFASLGALAVFLVLRLLGRDPSDMRLPFGPFLSGAAYLTWLAGDRIWSAWLSIIL; this is encoded by the coding sequence ATGGATCCGAATCTTTTTCTCACGCTCTGTGCTGCCCTCTTGGGACTCGCCTTCGGGAGCTTTTTCAACGTGTGCATCGATCGCGGCGCCGAAGGGCGCTCGATCGTGCGTCCGCGCTCGGCGTGCGACGGCTGCGGGACGACCCTCGGCCCCCTGGAGCTCGAGCCCGTCCTCTCGTGGCTCTGCCTTCGCGGGCGGTGCGCGCACTGCGGGATGAAAGTGTCCGTGCGGTACCCCGCGTCCGAAATCATCGTCGCGGTCCTTTTCGCGCTCGTCGTTTTCACCTTCGGCGCCACGCCCGAATCGCTCGTCTACCTCGTCTTCACGTCGATTTACGTCGTCGCTTCGGGGATCGACCTGAAAGTCGGCCTTCTTCCCGACCGGCTGACGTTGCCGGCCGCGGTCCTCGCGCTCCCCGCCGCCCTTTGGCTCGGGCACGATCCCGTTGACGCCATTGCCGGGGGGCTCATCGGTTGGGGGCTTTTCCGCTTCATCTCGTTTGCCTCCGAGCGCGCTTCGGGGCGCGAGGGGCTCGGATTGGGCGACTCGAAACTCATGCTTTCGATCGGCTTTCTGACGGGCGGGATGTTCCTTCCGATGGTCGTCCTCTTTGCGTCCCTCGGGGCGTTGGCGGTCTTTCTGGTTTTGCGCCTTCTCGGGCGCGATCCTTCCGACATGCGCCTTCCCTTCGGGCCCTTTCTCTCGGGTGCCGCGTACCTCACGTGGCTTGCGGGCGACCGGATTTGGTCGGCCTGGTTGAGCATCATTCTTTGA